Proteins co-encoded in one Bos taurus isolate L1 Dominette 01449 registration number 42190680 breed Hereford chromosome X, ARS-UCD2.0, whole genome shotgun sequence genomic window:
- the LOC101902100 gene encoding zinc finger protein 671-like, with translation MADATPHTDSLRSIVTFEDVFIHFTREEWDLLTESQKRLYHKTMVNNFSLVMSVGLESSRYRLISPPEPESAPEVPARIGIAAAVAEVSQESPVPSPGHSVEARDDSSVSIKISDVRSLQVAPSIQKSPLCDTCNPVFNGVFQPAGQLETSSEEQPYTCGSCGRVFPLGVSLDEMQRWQSGEAVTRRERDQASSVNCHRCHGSGTACTCEKGEEDISASSGVVQHRGTQNGENPGTSAECKETFPTGQRDHPYSGSEGACSHQEECVQQQEIYVRERSYECNTCGRVFDCRDTFNNHQEVHTRERLCQCDVCGKSFTRSCYVKIHKRLHTGIRPFVCDECGKTYICKSHLSLHKKSHTIESLRRQHIVGNVLLIPVLVNSREVTQEQGLRHSANGGEPKEDSPTSGQ, from the coding sequence ATGGCGGACGCCACACCACACACGGACTCCCTCAGAAGCATTGTGACGTTTGAGGATGTATTCATACACTTTACCAGAGAGGAGTGGGACCTGCTCACTGAGAGTCAAAAACGCCTGTACCATAAAACGATGGTGAACAACTTTTCACTGGTAATGTCAGTGGGACTTGAGAGTTCCAGATATCGTTTAATTTCTCCACCAGAGCCAGAGAGCGCACCCGAGGTTCCTGCCAGGATAGGCATAGCTGCGGCAGTGGCAGAGGTAAGCCAGGAAAGCCCTGTCCCTAGTCCTGGCCACAGTGTGGAGGCTAGAGATGACTCTTCTGTTTCTATAAAAATATCAGATGTGCGAAGTCTGCAGGTGGCGCCTTCCATCCAAAAGAGCCCCCTATGCGACACGTGTAATCCAGTCTTCAATGGCGTTTTTCAGCCGGCTGGGCAGCTGGAAACCTCTTCTGAGGAGCAGCCATATACGTGTGGATCATGTGGAAGAGTTTTCCCACTCGGTGTAAGCCTTGACGAGATGCAGAGGTGGCAGAGTGGAGAGGCAGTCACTAGAAGGGAAAGGGACCAGGCCTCCTCTGTGAATTGCCACAGATGCCACGGGTCAGGGACGGCCTGTACCTGTGAGAAGGGTGAGGAAGACATCTCAGCCAGTTCTGGAGTTGTGCAGCACCGTGGCACTCAAAATGGGGAGAATCCGGGCACGAGTGCTGAGTGTAAGGAGACCTTTCCCACTGGACAAAGGGATCACCCATACAGTGGAAGCGAGGGAGCTTGTAGCCATCAGGAAGAATGTGTCCAGCAGCAGGAAATCTACGTACGAGAAAGGTCCTATGAATGCAACACATGTGGGAGAGTCTTCGACTGTAGAGACACATTTAATAATCACCAGGAAGTCCACACTAGAGAGAGGTTATGTCAGTGTGATGTATGCGGGAAATCCTTTACACGCAGTTGCTATGTTAAAATACACAAAAGGCTTCATACTGGAATAAGGCCTTTTGTGTGCGATGAATGCGGAAAAACATACATCTGTAAGTCCCACCTTAGTCTCCACAAGAAAAGTCACACCATAGAAAGCCTGAGAAGACAACACATTGTAGGAAATGTGTTGCTGATACCAGTCTTGGTTAACTCGAGAGAAGTCACACAGGAGCAAGGCCTTAGGCATTCAGCAAATGGGGGAGAGCCTAAAGAAGACTCTCCCACCTCTGGCCAGTGA